In Gammaproteobacteria bacterium (ex Lamellibrachia satsuma), a single genomic region encodes these proteins:
- the rnpA gene encoding ribonuclease P protein component — protein MPSLTAVQGSFPRRLRLLKPDEYRRVFSRAERSTDNFFLVLVRENGLEFARLGLAISKKNTRRAVDRNRLKRLVRESFRLNQELLAGLDIVVLNRRGKLLMDNGRYAASLLRHWKRLAERCAIS, from the coding sequence CGGCAGTTCAGGGGAGTTTTCCCCGCAGATTAAGATTATTGAAACCCGACGAATATCGTCGGGTTTTTAGTCGGGCTGAACGTTCAACAGATAATTTTTTTCTGGTACTTGTGAGAGAGAATGGCTTGGAGTTTGCGAGACTGGGTTTGGCAATTTCCAAAAAGAACACGCGCCGCGCAGTGGATCGTAACCGATTGAAACGATTGGTTCGGGAAAGTTTCAGGTTAAATCAGGAATTGTTGGCAGGTCTTGATATCGTGGTTTTGAATCGGCGTGGTAAATTGCTTATGGACAATGGCAGATACGCGGCTTCATTATTGCGGCACTGGAAGAGGCTGGCAGAAAGATGCGCCATTTCCTAA